GATCGAGAATTTCGACCTCCACCATCTGTTTCTTTTTATACATAGCGGGCGAGACCATAGTGGAGCAGGGCGGTTGGGGCAAAAGTAAAGTCGGGGGGAATTCGGATTGATGCCGTGCGGCAGGGGCGTATTCTATGTTTTTTAACTACGGGGAAATTATGGAAACGATTAAAAATATCATGTCGCGCAGAAGTGTGCGCAGCTGGACGAAAGAGCCGGTTGCGGAGGAAAAAAAGAAAATCATTCTGGAGGCGGCCATGAATGCGCCGTCGGCCGCCGATGCACGGCCCTGGCATTTTGTGACGATGGATGATCCGGAAATTATCGGGCAGTTCACCGCGATGGGCGGAACGGAGATGCTCGCGGAATCGACCTTTATGGTGCTGGTCTGCGGGGAGCAGGCGAAAGAGATCTATCCGGGGTTCTGGCCGCAGGACTGTTCGTGTGCAGCGCAGAATATGCAGCTGGCGGCGCATGACCTTGGGGTTGGCTGTGTGTGGATTGCTGTTCATCCTCTGGAAGAGCGGGAAAAAACCTTTCGTGAAATTCTGGGGATTCCGGATCAGATCACGCCGTTTGCGTTGCTGGCCATGGGTATGCCGGCGGAAAAGCATGCGCCGGAATACCGATACGACGCAGCACGGATTCATTTAAACAAATGGTAACGTTTTGGTATTTTATTTTTGAACACAACGTGGAATGATTCGTCTGAGCTTGTAATTAACAATTGGAGAATAAAAATGGCAGAAGGCGTAATTGAACTGGATGGCAACGGCTATGAGGACGCAACCAAGAGCGGTGTCGTGTTGGTTGATTTCTGGGCACCTTGGTGCGGGCCTTGCAAAATGCAGACCCCGATTTTGGAAAAAGTTGCGGCAGAAGTTGGTGAAAAAGCGGTAATTGCCAAGGTCAATGTCGATGAAAATCCGGAGCTGGCTGCCAAATACGGCATTCGCTCCATTCCGACTTTGATTCTGCTCAAGGATGGCGAAAACAAACAGCAGTTTGTCGGCCTCCAACAGCAGGCGGCGCTGGTTTCCGCAATCGATGCCGAACAGTAAATTTTCCACACGCTGGAATTATAGAAATCCCGTCTTGCCGACGGGATTTTTTTGGTTTTGAGGGCTTTTGTATTGAGCATAACGCTGATGTATATCAGCAATCTGAGCAACGTGCTTATGAAATAAGCCGCTTTGGGCATACCTGGGGAGCTATACCTTTCAGAATCTGCATCGAACGCTTGCTACAATATCGGCTCGAACCATGTTCAATGGTGCGGTGAACGGGGTTCTGATCGGTTGCTTCGGAGTTTTTGCCGGCGCCGACTTTTCAACAGGAGTCGAAAGTTACACATTTTTGCCGTCAATGCGTGTGAAAAAAATACTGCGGCAAACTCATTCGAGTTTGCCGCAGTAAAGGTTGGTCGGAGTGACAAGATTTGAACTTGCGACCTCTACCACCCCAAGGTAGCGCTCTAGCCAGGCTGAGCTACACCCCGACACTTAAAGTGGTCAAGAAGGCGCAGAAAGTAGCACGGTGCCGGGGGAGCGTCAATGTCCGGATGAGATAAAAAGAAGCTGGCCGGGGCCGTTCCCGGATTAAGGGGAATCGGTGGTTTTTTTTCGGGCGATTAGGGCCTGTTCTTTTTGCTTCTGTTTCATGAGTCGACGCTGTTCCGCAAGTGTTTTGACTTTTCCTCCGATGTGCTCTTCA
This is a stretch of genomic DNA from Pontiella agarivorans. It encodes these proteins:
- a CDS encoding nitroreductase family protein, with translation METIKNIMSRRSVRSWTKEPVAEEKKKIILEAAMNAPSAADARPWHFVTMDDPEIIGQFTAMGGTEMLAESTFMVLVCGEQAKEIYPGFWPQDCSCAAQNMQLAAHDLGVGCVWIAVHPLEEREKTFREILGIPDQITPFALLAMGMPAEKHAPEYRYDAARIHLNKW
- the trxA gene encoding thioredoxin; translated protein: MAEGVIELDGNGYEDATKSGVVLVDFWAPWCGPCKMQTPILEKVAAEVGEKAVIAKVNVDENPELAAKYGIRSIPTLILLKDGENKQQFVGLQQQAALVSAIDAEQ